The genomic segment CCGGTGGGGTCGACATGCTCGCCTGCGCGATGGCCTGGCACTGGCTCGACCCGGCGAGCCGGAACCAGCGGGCCCGCCGCGCCCTGGCACCGACCGGCACCCTCGCCGTCTTCGGCCACCGGTACGGCTACTCCGACGTGAAACAGTCCGCGGCGATCCGGGCGGCCCTGGACACCCTCGACCCGACCGCCGCCGAGCGGCCAACGGACTGGTTCCTGCACGACGTGCTGGACAGCGGCCAGTTCACCGACGTCGAAGTCGAACGGTTCCAACGGGACCTACCGCTGAACCGGGACCACTTCCTCGCGTTGGTGCGCACCTTCGGTCCGTTCCTGACCCGCCCCGCGCACCTGCAACGCCGAGGCATCGAGGTCCTCGGACGACTGGTCGACGACTTCGGCGGCACCGTGGTGCTCGATCTCAGGACGACGCTGACCCTCGGACGGCCCGCGCCAGCCTGAGAAGCAGGCCGCCGTCACACAGATTCAGCGGCAAGCTCTTCGCCGGATGTCAACCATGAGGATCGACGCGGGCGAGGGAGCCGTTCTCCAGAGCCACCCACAGGGCTCCGTCCGGACCCACAGCGATGCCGTGCGGCTCGCAGCGTGGGGTCGGCAGGTCGTACGTCTCGATCGTGCCGTCGATCGTGATCGAGCCGACCCGGTTGCCGGCCCACTCGGTGAACCAGAGCCTGCCGTCGCCACCAGCGGTGATGGCATGTGGTCGGCTGGCCCGGTCGGGCAGCGGGAACTCCACGATCGCGCCGTCGGGTGTGATCCGCCCGATCTGCCCGGCGGCGATCTCGACGAACCAGATGGCGCCGTCCGGACCCGCGGTGATGCCGACCGGACCGGCGGCCGCGGTCGGCAGCGGATGAACGGTCACCGACCCGTCCATCCCGATCCGGCCGATGGCGCTGGCCTGATTCATGGTGAACCACATTCCGCCGTCGGCCCCCGAGGTGATCGCGGACGGGAACGCTCCGACAACCGGTAGCGGATAGCCGGTGATCCGGCCGTCGGTGGTGATCCGCCCGATGCGGTCGGCGGCGGTCTCGGTGAACCAGAGCGCGCCGTCAGGGCCGGCAGCGATGCCGAACGGCCCGCCCTCGCGGTTGGGCGATGGGAACTCGGTAACCGCGCCCTCGGTTGTGATCCGTCCGATCCGGTGCGCCTGGTGTTCGGTGAACCAGAGCGCCTGGTCCGGCCCGGCGACGATGATCGTCGGCCGGCAGTCGGGATCGAGCTGCCGGCAGTGGGGCTCCTCGCCGGGAACCAGGCGGCCGATCTGACCGCCGTGGACCACGGTGAACCACAACGCGCCGTCCGGGCCGGTGGTGATCGCGTACGGGCCGCCGGACTCGCCCGTCACGGCGTACTCCTGGATCGTCACCTGGGTCATCGGGTCCGCTCCAGACCGTGCTCGACCGAGACGCGTTCGATCTCGGCCGGACTGCCGGCCATGATCGTCCGGGCGTGCTCGGTGACCAGTTCGACCGGCCAGTCCCACCAGGCCGCACGCAACAGCCGCTCGACGTCGGCGTCGTCGAAACGACGCCGGATCTGCCGGGCCGGGTTGCCACCCACGATCGTGTACGGCGGCACGTCGGCGGTGACCACCGAACCGGCCGCGATGATGGCGCCGTCGCCGATGCGTACGCCGGGCATCACGATGCTCTGGTAGCCGAACCAGACGTCGTTACCGACGACCGTGTCGCCGCGGCTGGGCATGCCGGTGATCAGATCGAGAGTCCGCTCGGCCCAGGCACCGCCGAAGATGGCGAACGGGAAGGTCGAGACGCCCATCATCGGATGGTCGGCGCCGGCCATCAGGAAGCGGGTGCCGGCGGCGATGGCGCAGTACCGGCCGATGATCAACCGTTCCGGGCCATATCCGTAGAGCACGTTGCGGTGGGCGAAGCCGGTCGGGTCCTCGGGGTCGTCGTAGTAGGTGTACTCGCCGACGACGATCCGGGGGGACTCGACCAGCGGCCGGAGGAAAACCACCCGCTCATGTGCGGGCAGCGGGTGCAGAGCCGTGGGATCTGGTTGCGACATGACTTCCAATCGGGTCGGCGGAACCGGCGAGCCGTCGTCGCCCAGCTCCTTAGTGCGACGTCTGTAGCGATAAGATCGTGGCATGGTCCTTCGACGGTCAACAACCGGTTTCCCCGGCGAACCGGGAACGGGGCCGGACAGCAGAGTCGCCACCCCGGTGCGCCGGCCCGGCGGACGCAGCGCCCAGATCCGTCGGCGCGTGCACGACGCGGTCCGCACCCAACTGGTGGAGGGCGGCTATGACGCGTTGACCGTGGATGGCGTGGCGGACCGCTCCGGGGTGCACCGCACCACCGTCTACCGGCGTTGGCGTGACGTCGGTGGACTGCTGGCCGACGTCCTCACCGAGGCGACGAACGACGACTGGCGCCCGCCCGACACCGGTTCCCTCGACGGTGACCTCGTCGCGGTGAATCTCGAGGTCCACGCCGCGCTCACCGCGGACCCGCCCGTAACCGCCGCCCTGATCGCCGCGTCGTTCCGATCCACCCAGGCGGCCGACGCCCTTCGGATCTTCTGGACGGACCGGTACGAACGCTGCGCCAGGATCGTGCACCGGGCCGCCGGACGCGGTGAGATCCCCGAACACACCGATCCCCGCCGGCTGCTGGTCGCCGCCACCGCACCGATCTACCACGAGATCGTTCTGCTTCGGACGTCCATCAGCCCGGACGTCGCCGAACAGACGGCCCGCGCGACCGCCACCGCGGCCAGAGCCGGCGCCTTCGCGGACCGCCCCGACTCGGGCCGGCGTGAACCGCCCGAAGAAACGGCCTGACCAGCGGCCAGCCGCCCCGCGACCGCATGGGTACGCGTTTCGAGTGGCCTTTGTGCGCCCGGTAAGCCAGAGCCGGCGATGTGGCTCTGCTCGCCGGAGACCGCGATGACTAGCGTCGGTGGCGTGGAGATTCAGCGGGCACAGCAGCTGTGGCGGCCCAACCAGGGCTGGCTGAACACGGCGAGCTACGGCTTGCCGCCCGAACCGGCGTGGGAGGCCCTGCAGAAGGCGCTCGCCGACTGGCGAGTGGGGCGTACGTCATGGGAGGGCTGGGATACGTCCACGTCGCGCTCCCGTACCGCGTTCGCGCACCTGATCGGCGTCAGCGCAGCGGACGTCGCGGTCGGCAGCGCGACGTCGCAGCTGCTCGCCCCGGTGGCGGCGGCCCTACCGGCGGGGGCGACCGTGGTGGTCCCCGAGGTCGAGTTCACCTCCAACCTCTTCCCGTGGCTGGTGCAGGAGCAGCGCGGGGTCCGGGTCCGTACCGTCCCGCTGGCCGGTCTCCGCGACGCGATCGACACCGAAACCGATCTCGTCGCGTTCAGTCTGGTGCAGTCGTCCGACGGCGCGATAGCCCCGTACGAGGAGATCGTGGCCGCCGCCCGCGCGCACGGCGCCCTGGTCGCGGTCGACGCCACCCAGGCGTGTGGCTGGCTCCCGTTCGACGCCGGACTCGCCGACACCGTCGTCGTCGCCGCGTACAAATGGCTGATGGCCCCGCGCGGCGCCGCCCTCGCCTACTACGCACCGCACCTCCGTGACCGGATGCGCCCCGACGCGGGCAACTGGTACGCCGGCACCGACCCGTACTCCACCTTCTACGGACCGCCGCTGCGCCTCGCCGATGACGCGCGGCGTTTCGACATCTCCCCGGCCTGGTTCAGTTGGGTCGGCGCCGCTCCGGCCCTGGAACTGCTGCTGGAGGTCGGCGTGCCGGCGGTCCACGCGCACAACGTGGCCCTGGCCAACCGGCTCCTCACCGGTCTGGGGCGGCCGTCCGGCGACAGTGCGATCGTGACCGTGGAGGTACCGGGCGCGCAGGAGAGGCTGCAACAAGCCGGTGTGCGCGCCGCGGTCCGCGCCGGCCGGATCCGCGCCTCCTTCCACCTCTACTCCACCGAGGCCGATGTCGACCTCGCCCTTGATGCGCTGACCAGCTGACACCGGTCGCGGCTATTTCCGCCGGACGTCCGGCTATGTCATTTTGCGCGCCGAGAAGAACACCATGATCGGCCAGCCCTCCACAGGACAGCCCTGATCAGTGGAAATGCGGCGCGCGTCTGCGAGTTCCACGGCCACGGTCCAGTCACAACCACCGCCAGGCGGTATCAATCACGCGGCTACCGCATCAGTCACGGTTAGGCCGGCCACGTCCGGCTCCCCCGGATCCCACCACCGATCGGAGGAATGCCGATGTCCATGTTCAAGAGGCTGCTCGTGGTGACAGCCCTGGCCGGCTCGCTGCTGCTGGCCGGCACAGCCGCCTACGCCATCGTGACCGTGCGGTCGGGCTCGGTCACCGACCAGCAGCAGTTCGTCCACGACACCAACCCGTTCACGACCGGTTCGGCGGCCTTCGTCACCGTCCCCACGTCGTGGACTTCGATGACGATCACCAGCCCGCACATGTTCGACGCCCGGTTCACCGCCGAGGCGCGGTGCGCCGGAAACGCCGGCTGGTGCTCGGTTCGGATCATCCTGGTCACCCCGGCCGGTGTGATCACCGAACTGGATCCGGTCGTCGGCACCGACTTCGCGTTCGACTCGGCGCCGGCGGACACCGGCGAGGGGCATGCCATCGAACGCACCTCGGCGGTCATGGCACCGGGTAGCTACCGCTTCGGTGTGCAGGTCGCGGTGGTCGGCGGCGCCACGGCGGCGTGGCTCGACGACTGGACCTTCACCGTGGCGGCTGTCCGTCCGTAGCGGTGCGCCTGCGGACAACAGGTCCGTGAGGTGCGCCAACGGTACGCCGCGCGGCGCCGGACGAGGGCTTTCGCAGGTCACTGGTGAACTGTGGAAGCCCTCACGCGGAGCCGTACCGGGCCAGAGGCTCGACCTCGACGCGACGGCCGTCCGCCCCCGGTGCCGGCCACCCCGCCGCCGGCCACCTGCTCGCTGCCATCGTCCTACCAGGCGCTCATCGCCGACGACCGCAACAGGTACCTCTTCTCCGCCGGTGCAAGCTCCGGGGCCAGAGCCGGTACCTCATGCTCGTCGAGGCGATCGGAGCGAATGGCCGCTACTTCCGTTCGTTCACGGCCACCAGTAAGGCCAACAGCGGGACGAGACCCAAGATCCGGCAATGATTACGATCCGCTGCCGTACCGGCCGGGCCTGCTGACCCTGCAGTACTGACGACACAACGACGGAGGTAAAGCTTCGTCATCCCATGCTGTCACCCAGGGATGAGCAGAGGCCATGCCCGTCGATGGGGCACGGCCTCTGACCTGGTGGGCGATACTGGGATCGAACCAGTGACCTCTTCGGTGTGAACGAAGCGCTCTCCCGCTGAGCTAATCGCCCTCAGCGCGCCTGACTGTACCCGATCCGGTCGGCCGCCCGCACCACCGGGTCCCCCGCGCGCCGGGCCTCAGTTGGTGGCCAGATAGGCCAGTACCCGGGCGATGACGTCGATGCCCAGGCTCAACTTGAGCGACAGCAGCACGACGCCGCTGACGAAGACCACGCCGACCAGTCCGATCATGATGCGTACCGGCCAGGACTGCCGGGTCACCCACCTGGTCCAGCCCTGGACGTTGCGCCGGGTGAAGGCGAGCAGCCGCTTGGCCCAGTGGAACTCGATCGCCCAGATGCCCAGGCCGGCGATGACCAGCAGCCAGCCGGGGCCGGGCAACGGGATCAGGGCGATGCCGATCACGACCACCAGCGCGCCGGCGATCGAGACGACGCCCTTCAGGGCGAGGCGGCCGGTGGGATTGGAACGGATCAGCTCCAGGGTGGTCCGCAGTCGCTGCCGCACGGTGCTGCGCTGCCGGGGGGCCGCGAGCATGGTGTCCCCGTCCTCATCGGCCGGGGCGTGTCCCGGTCCGGCGCATTTGTCCTTCGGCATGGCATTCCTCCCCGCCCCGGCGGACCCATGCGCCAGGTCCCCTATCGGCTCCCCCTGACCGGCTACCCCGTCCGGCGGCGAGCCAACCGCAGCCGCCGACGCCGCGGTGAGGCGATCCATTGAGGATGCTTTCGTGGTCATTCGACCCCCAGTGTCACGCCAGCCCGTCACTCAACAGGACGACTGGACGTTACCGGAGTGAGTCGACGTCCGAACCATCCGGCACCGGGTGGGGATCGGTTACCTGGATAGAACTAGACATCCTACCTAAATCTTGGATTTCGAGCGGCGTTTAGGGATCGTCTTCCCACTACTGGGTGAGATCGGCGTATGGCGGAGCGTAACCACGAGTATCACCTGAGGATGGGAAAAGCGGGACACATACGTCCCGCAGCGGTGCCGGGGGGAGAACGTCCATGAGTGTCATCCGACCCACGACAGTCGAGGTAGAGACGTCGTTGAGACTCGTCGCACCTGACGCCACGGCACTGCCGGTGCGCGCCAGTCTACGGTACGACCCAGCCGATCCATATGCGGTTCATGTCCTGTTTCATGCCGAATCTGCCGGGGGTGAGGCGGTCAGCTGGTCTTTCGCCCGTGAACTTCTGGTGACCGGGCTGGACGAACCGGCCGGAATTGGTGACGTCCGGGTGTGGCCCTGGGCGACACCGCGCGGAGACTTCGTTGCGCTGGCTCTCTCGTCGCCGGACGGAAACGCCCTCTTCGAGGTTCCGCGCAGCGTTCTGGTCCGCTTCCTCCGCCGCACCTACGTCGTGGTGCCCCGCGGCCGGGAGAGCGAGCACCTGGACGTCGACGCGGCGGTCAACCGGCTGCTGGCCGGTCGCTGACCACCACCCGGCGCGGGCCGGGAAGCACAGCGCCAGCCGGGCGCCGCACGGAGCTGCCGACTCCGTACGGCGCCCGGTCGCGCTCACCGGGTCAACCGTGCGTGGTGATCCCGCCGTCGACCGGGATCACCGCCCCGGTCAGGTACGACCCGGCCCGGGAGGCCAGGTAGATCGCCGCCCCGGCCATGTCGTCCGGACGACCGATCCGACCCAGCGGCACCTGGTGCTCGATGGTGGCGCGACTGGCGGGATCGTCCAGTGCGAAGGCCATCATCTTGCTCTCGAACGGGCCGGGAGCGATCGCGTTCACCGTGATGTGCTCGGGCGCGAGCTGGTGGGCGAGGCTGCGGGTGAGCATGTGCACGGCCGCCTTGGTGGCCGAGTATGCGTACACCTCCATCCATGGCACCCGGATGCCGTCGATCGACCCGATGTTGATCACCCGGGCCGGATCGTCGGCGCTGGCCGAGGCGCGCAGCGCCGGCAACAGTGCCGTGGTGAGCCGGAAGACCGCCTTGACGTTCACCGCCCACAGCTTGTCGAAGGCGCTCTCCGGGTAGGCCTCCAGCGGCGCTCCCCAGGTCGCGCCGGCGTTGTTCACCAGCACGTCGAGTGCCGGCCCGCGACGCAGCACGTCCGCCGCCAGCCGGGCGGCGCCCGCGTCGCTGGACAGGTCGGCCGGGATCGCCTCGCAGTGGCCGAGCTGGGAGAGCTGATCGGCGACCTCGGCACAGACCTCGGCCTTGCGGGACGAGACGATCACCCGGGCGCCGGCCTCGACGAAGCCGCGCGCGATCATCAGGCCGATCCCCCGCGACCCGCCGGTGACGAGCACCGTCTTGCCTTCGACCGAGAAGAGTCCCGCCATGCGCACCCCTTGAAAATCGTTCGGCATCACTCTGGTGACGGCGCCAACACCTCAGCTACCGCCCCTGCCCGCCCTGCTC from the Solwaraspora sp. WMMD1047 genome contains:
- a CDS encoding virginiamycin B lyase, whose amino-acid sequence is MTQVTIQEYAVTGESGGPYAITTGPDGALWFTVVHGGQIGRLVPGEEPHCRQLDPDCRPTIIVAGPDQALWFTEHQAHRIGRITTEGAVTEFPSPNREGGPFGIAAGPDGALWFTETAADRIGRITTDGRITGYPLPVVGAFPSAITSGADGGMWFTMNQASAIGRIGMDGSVTVHPLPTAAAGPVGITAGPDGAIWFVEIAAGQIGRITPDGAIVEFPLPDRASRPHAITAGGDGRLWFTEWAGNRVGSITIDGTIETYDLPTPRCEPHGIAVGPDGALWVALENGSLARVDPHG
- a CDS encoding aminotransferase class V-fold PLP-dependent enzyme, whose protein sequence is MEIQRAQQLWRPNQGWLNTASYGLPPEPAWEALQKALADWRVGRTSWEGWDTSTSRSRTAFAHLIGVSAADVAVGSATSQLLAPVAAALPAGATVVVPEVEFTSNLFPWLVQEQRGVRVRTVPLAGLRDAIDTETDLVAFSLVQSSDGAIAPYEEIVAAARAHGALVAVDATQACGWLPFDAGLADTVVVAAYKWLMAPRGAALAYYAPHLRDRMRPDAGNWYAGTDPYSTFYGPPLRLADDARRFDISPAWFSWVGAAPALELLLEVGVPAVHAHNVALANRLLTGLGRPSGDSAIVTVEVPGAQERLQQAGVRAAVRAGRIRASFHLYSTEADVDLALDALTS
- a CDS encoding TetR/AcrR family transcriptional regulator — its product is MHDAVRTQLVEGGYDALTVDGVADRSGVHRTTVYRRWRDVGGLLADVLTEATNDDWRPPDTGSLDGDLVAVNLEVHAALTADPPVTAALIAASFRSTQAADALRIFWTDRYERCARIVHRAAGRGEIPEHTDPRRLLVAATAPIYHEIVLLRTSISPDVAEQTARATATAARAGAFADRPDSGRREPPEETA
- a CDS encoding class I SAM-dependent methyltransferase encodes the protein MNVFGSAADLYEAARPGYPSALAEAVVAYHGGVPGSVAEIGAGTGKGTEVLAAIGAPMTCVEPDPRMAAVLSARYPRAQVYVGTFEQWSPPPGGVDMLACAMAWHWLDPASRNQRARRALAPTGTLAVFGHRYGYSDVKQSAAIRAALDTLDPTAAERPTDWFLHDVLDSGQFTDVEVERFQRDLPLNRDHFLALVRTFGPFLTRPAHLQRRGIEVLGRLVDDFGGTVVLDLRTTLTLGRPAPA
- a CDS encoding CatB-related O-acetyltransferase is translated as MSQPDPTALHPLPAHERVVFLRPLVESPRIVVGEYTYYDDPEDPTGFAHRNVLYGYGPERLIIGRYCAIAAGTRFLMAGADHPMMGVSTFPFAIFGGAWAERTLDLITGMPSRGDTVVGNDVWFGYQSIVMPGVRIGDGAIIAAGSVVTADVPPYTIVGGNPARQIRRRFDDADVERLLRAAWWDWPVELVTEHARTIMAGSPAEIERVSVEHGLERTR
- a CDS encoding SsgA family sporulation/cell division regulator; its protein translation is MSVIRPTTVEVETSLRLVAPDATALPVRASLRYDPADPYAVHVLFHAESAGGEAVSWSFARELLVTGLDEPAGIGDVRVWPWATPRGDFVALALSSPDGNALFEVPRSVLVRFLRRTYVVVPRGRESEHLDVDAAVNRLLAGR
- a CDS encoding non-reducing end alpha-L-arabinofuranosidase family hydrolase; its protein translation is MLVEAIGANGRYFRSFTATSKANSGTRPKIRQ
- a CDS encoding glucose 1-dehydrogenase, which codes for MAGLFSVEGKTVLVTGGSRGIGLMIARGFVEAGARVIVSSRKAEVCAEVADQLSQLGHCEAIPADLSSDAGAARLAADVLRRGPALDVLVNNAGATWGAPLEAYPESAFDKLWAVNVKAVFRLTTALLPALRASASADDPARVINIGSIDGIRVPWMEVYAYSATKAAVHMLTRSLAHQLAPEHITVNAIAPGPFESKMMAFALDDPASRATIEHQVPLGRIGRPDDMAGAAIYLASRAGSYLTGAVIPVDGGITTHG
- a CDS encoding TIGR02611 family protein, which produces MLAAPRQRSTVRQRLRTTLELIRSNPTGRLALKGVVSIAGALVVVIGIALIPLPGPGWLLVIAGLGIWAIEFHWAKRLLAFTRRNVQGWTRWVTRQSWPVRIMIGLVGVVFVSGVVLLSLKLSLGIDVIARVLAYLATN